taatataaaacaacatttattatcatagaattaataaaatatagaattttcaacaaattatttgaatacatatacattgataattacaacagtataatatataagataaaaatgaactatgtataacatttaatgaatattcaatttaatttatatattaaaagagaaaatatatcttatctctctcctacTAAAGggtaatataacaacctaattaaacatagttttatattatacttaaaaatttcatcaatacttatttgttaatatttaatatttgctaattattattttaaaacaatcTACATTTAAAGatttatttaagcttataaatagctTAATAAATACGGATTCAGTGCTAATTTTTTAAACCGTGAACTTGAtacgtaaaatatattataaaattacccaataaggtATACTTCTAAATTGATGTATatgggaataaaaataaagttatttaacgcattaaaattatgtttatgcaattaaaaaagtgaACAATGtaacttattttataaatgttataattttagaaaagtctatattatatattataagaaacaagtatataaatatttaaaatatatttatatacttttaaggattatagtaatgatgggtttcttaattgtttcgatttttgcagtatattatttttgggGCACCATTTATTAAAGCAAAATATATAGCGTTGTGTATTTCATACGATAAGCcataaatataagtatatattttttaaatccacaataaaagtatatccatttttatagtaaaattattccagatgttagtaagaatgccattttttgtataaaatgcatcatatctatatttaatcaaaaatgtattaagcaaccctctatttaaggctATTTAGctaaatatcataaaaaggaatgtaatttttctttagtaataatattgttttattgtcctatataatttcattattgaaaaacttataatatatttaactacagacagttgTTATGTATAGGGTTAAACTATTTGCGTCACATATTGGGGGAAGCGTATATAAAACAGAATGAttttactcaatttacaaatcaaaaataaaactccagtataatgaataagaaagtggtatatgcattttttaataataataatttcctttacattttatgatattgtattatatatatgattaaactttattttaataaaatgttcaataatatacatttctaataattgtttttaaatgttttcttagtcTCAACATTTCAAATCTGTATGGGGTTATTTTCCCGATGAATTAACAAATGATGGAaactataattttttatttaacggTCAACATTTCAAACAGTATTGTACTAATAATAGTTGTGATAGTAATCTCGAACAAATTAATTCTgcatgtttatatttgtttaatgCATTCTTTGGGGATTTTAATTCGTATACTGataatgcaaaaaaaaaaatcgatattgtttattacattattatatggttaagttatatgttaagcctaaaaaaagaaaatgaaatcaATAAATTAAACGACTTCTATACTAAgcatatagaaaaaaatgagcattataataaaaaaatacaaagtGTTCGTGATTATGAATGTTATAAGGAACTCATAAATAAGAAAAAGGATTTGTTGAATATggataattatattatatctaatttttataaagcgtttaaattattatgtgaaaTGTATTCAGAATATGGTGAAAACACGTTAAATTGCAAAAAATGTTCGAACAAAGCTATTcaatttgttgaaaaatataaagaacttAATGGagattctaataataatgatagcagtccatataaaaaaatattgtctacactatcaaatgattatgataatttaaaaaatgaatgtaaAGATGCTAAAGATAGCAATTTTCCAGCCCTTAAAGAGATAAGTACACCACAAGATACTATAGAAAGTATTGGACAAACTACTGAACAAATTGGGCAAACTGAACAAAAGTCTGATgttacatcatcaagttcgtcgatagtaagcaaattaattccagttGTATCGATATTTGTTgcaatatcattttttttaggaatttcttataaggtaaataataaggaattaaataatattacatttaaatatatccAAACGTTAACAcaaaaatcaaaattttcttaacattttatattagtattcgttatttggatttcggaaacgatctcaaaaacatttaagagaaaagttaaaaaaataaagaagaaactggaccattaataaattattcagAGTATGACGATTGAtgtattttaagaaactgtatatttggaaatatataaattttgatcatagtttttatattgtttttatgttATGGGTTAGGGTTGATGTTATGTTTGTGGAACCCACATTCGGGTTAggattaagtattatattgtattaattttttgtaatttgaacactaattaaatatatgaccattcatatatgtttaatcacgcAATAAACCCTAAATATGCAACCGAAAAAGAGGTATCAccattaatattaaaagagtcacataacattttttcataaattataatatatatatataatttagtgttcatatcgatttaatatgattaaaaaaattgtctatatcgcatatattaattcatattattatatatcataattatttattatataaatttttttaatttgtggttatattgaattatgtataACACTATacgtttctttatttgatgaaaattttatttagaaaaacttactatttgtatcatttgttttaatttaaatcggATTTTGATAACCGAATagcataataattttatattatcatagtataaattataattagattcatttggaacaattgtctacattataataaatcttcatattaatatgtgTGTTTTTACGATTAATAAAccatattaccaatatataataggtagtcaaaaaatatagatgcataGTATATCGATATAAAATCGACAATGCAacgatatctataaaagatgttttatgcatctaacatttttaataatacaataaaagtatacatattaataaaaaattaaattatagatataggAATAATATCCTTTTaactttcgattatatatagtataattttatgctaaagttttaaattcaaataatataaatcgttctctatataataatttatttactataaaggtataattttatattagtcattttaatttttaaactttatagttttgaagtatatataaattatattttaaaatagataaaaaataaaatataagtaaataataaaatttaatgttatagtttgttataataattataaatgatATGATAAATAGAATATCGTTATtgttctaatatatatatatatataatattgtataaatgACTAAATCTGAAATATGTCAAATTTGgaaacatatacaattataaattaatacaaagtatatagaaaaagtatataataattaatttaatttgaactaataatatctttattaggttattatatatatacaaattcacaaatataatatttttacgaaatataatatatgttctaaattatttaatttaaaaactatgaaacacgtaaatattatacattgatttaaagtatttttattaaggGCATTAATTATTCCGTTGTACTATACAATGATATagcagtaacaataataatagtaataacaataaataaagtATTAGATacgaacaaatatattatgtttatttgatACATTACATGggtataaattaattatatatattattaaaattgcaATAAGATTAGAATTGTATGCACAAAAcatcaaatgaaataatacAACTTTGacttagtatttttttaatgtgctaatattagaattaacaataccaagaaaaataatattaataattttatagtttttaattatagaactaaatatagtttattataaaatacaaaagaaaactatatatttagaaaagtaataattctaaattatttttaatgtatacatgAACTGAAAGTTTAATGTTAAAGGAATACAATACATAATTAGATATATAGAATAGGTAAATCTTATATGGCTACAtaattgtcttaaaaaagcatacttcccttatctctcctatctaaaatgtaaatataccaacctaattacacatagttttatattatactttataatttgcatcaatagttatttatttattaatatttaatatttactaagtatcattttaaaaacaatatacatttaaagacttatttaagcttataaatacgggaccagtgctaattgtcgttttaaaccgtgagaaagatgtgcaaaatatattataaaattacccaataaggtatatttataaatttaaatatataagaataaaaataacgtTATTGGACTCATTAAGATGGATTatgaacatatttatattaaataaaaataatattaaaattatgtatatgcaattaaaaaagggaacaatgcaacttattttataaatattataattttagaaaaaactatattatatattataagaaaaaatatataaatatttaatatattttaaaaaattactatttatatacttttaaggattacaGTAATAATAggattttgtattttttatatttatacagtatttaagttttagaattGAAGTCATTAAAAtagaagatataaatatatttttttcctatattcaaacatactttaaattctttataaaagtatatccatttttataataaagctataccacattttattaataatagtcttttttgtataaaatccataatatctatatttaatcaaaaatgtattaaataaccctctatttaaggtaatttagctaattgtcataaaataggtatactattattttagtaatactactgtattattattttatattaatttaattattgaaaagcttataatatatttaactacagagagttgttatatatagggttaaagtatttgcgtcaCATATTTGGAGTGCATATAAAACAGCATGATTTTACTCgatttacaaatataaaatgaaatttcaTCACAATGGATAAAgaagtggtatatgcattttttaataataataatttcctttacattttattatatatatcattaaacttgattttaataaaatttgtaataattcgcgtttttattaattgtttttaaatgttttcttagtgtagAATACTCATTTCTATAAGTAACTCGTTTCCCAATAGTTTGGACAAGAGTGGAAACTATCATTTTACTATGAATGAAGACATTTTAAATGGATATTGtactaataaaaaatgtagtaATAATttcgaaaaaattaatgctggatgtttatatttgcttGATGCATTCTTTGAGAATCCTTCTGTGTTTAATTCTGTTGCAAAAAGTAACGTCAATATTGTTgaatacattatgatatggcTAAGTAAAATGTTAAGCCGAATCGAAAATACAGAAAACGAGAGTCTAggatttttttataatacatatataaagggtgataataattataaaaagtcTATATCGAATGTTATGGGGTGTAATAATTATAAGGAACTTAtagataaaacaaatatgatgaatatgaaaattaaagatatatctaaattatatgatgcatttaataCATTATGTATGATGCATTATGAATTTAATGAAAAGAGCCCAAATTGCGATAAATATTTGAAAGATGCCAATaaatttgttgaaaaatataaaaaacttaAGGCAGATTCTAGTATTACTGAAAAGAGTTCATATAATCAACTATTGTCTACTTTACTaactgattataataattttgaaaataaatgtattagCAATGGTGTTAATTGTACAAATTTTCCATCTCTTCAAAcgatagaaaaaaaacatcatGTACAAAGTTTTGAACAAATTTCTGAAGatacatcatcaagttcatcggtaacaaacaaattatttacagttttatcgatatttggtgtaATAGCATTtattttaggaatttcttacaaggtaaataataaggaattaaaaaaattattatatatatgcaaacattaacaaacaaccgtacgcttcttaacattttatattagtattcgttatttggatttcggaaacgatttcaaaaacaaaaattaagagaaaagctaaaaaatataaagaagagaatgaatcaataatatatgattcgaagaaagtgactatttcaggaatagcagtaatgatttatatattttaagaaactgtctattggggagtaatttttgcataatttttatatcgtTTTTATGTTGCGGGTCATGGTTGAAGTTGTGTTTATGGAACTTATATttgggttagggctaagtattatatctttatttaatttttataattaaacaccaatttaatatatgtactatacccgtatgtttaatatcGAGATGAAGTCCAAATATTCACCACTCAAAGTggaataatttaatatgaaaaggacCACATACAATATTTTCCATAAAGTAtaacatatacaattatgtgttcatgccgatttattatgattaaaataaaatgtctatattgtatatattaatatggatattgatatatataaagtcGTATTATGGAATAccatatttttctattatataagccttgataacccagagctatattgaattatgcatataataatatgtttctttatttgatgaaaatttttagtaaaacttGTAACAtgcatcatatttatttttattcaaatcatgttatccaaatgaactataataataaatattcataaaatgtcgatcgagaatcgataATACAgcgttatctataaaaagcattttatgcatctaacatttttaataatcaataaaaatatgcatattaataaaaaaataaattatagatatatgtatactatccttttaattGTCGATTATATTTAGTATAATTTTCTccatttctttatatttcaATTAaggttttaaattcaaataatagagatagttctatatacattaatttatttcccATAAAGgcataatattatattaatcactattaatttttaaattttataactttgaggtataaataaattatattttaaaataattaaaaaaataaaatataagtgtattaataaaatttaatgttatattttattctaataattataaataatataatagataaaattattgttattattatataactatacatataatctagTTAAATACCAATAATTAATGTTGAAATATTGCCTTAGTGTggaaacttcatataattaaatattaatattatcgaaaagacacataataatacatataaagggataatttttatatatttgttaaagattcaattttggatttgtaattttatattctaaaaaactGGATAGAGAAAAGGATATAGACTTAATTAACGTTAAATGTCTTtctattattccatattatcattgttttgtcataaaattaataaaatatagaatttttaataaattatttgaatgaatatacattgataactatacaataaaatgtataaaataaaatgtataaaataaaatgaattatgtagaacatttaatgaatatttatttaattttatatattaaaagagcaaatatatcttatctctctccgcTTAAAGGAAAATgtaacaacctaattaaacatagttttctattatattttaaaatttgcatcaatagttatttatttgttaatatttactaagcattattttaaaatcaatttacatttaaagacttatttaatcttataaatacaggttcagtgctaatatttgttttaaggaatggaaaatatgcataaaatagtttataaaattgcccaataaagaatatttataaattgaagtatataggaataaaaataaagatatcggcctcattaaaatggattatgaatttatctacattcattaaaaacaatataaatttatataatttgcataaaGATGTAAGTAacataacttaatttgaaaacactataattttaataaaacatggtatatagtattagaaacaagtatataaatatttaatatattttaaaatttactatttatatacttttaagggttatagtaataatgaattTCTTAATTGTTTCGATTTTTGCAGTATATTAGTTTTTGGGAACCACTTATTAAAACAAAGGATATGatgttgtttattttctatattaaatcatatgtataagagatatatttttaattcgttACAATGttgctttaatttttataataatgctcatatgagtgttattaaggataaaaatttatgtaaaatgtatttatatacatatggtaAAACATGTATTAAACACCCCCAAAACAAGATAATTTATCTAAATAtcataaacatatatattgttctatattatatttaaattgatattacgaataataataacatgtTTAACCACagacaattatatattatggtTCAATTAtttgtcatttattaagcgtaaaatatataaaataatatgatgttACATAATCTACATAttacaaacaaaataaaattacaatgGATAATCGCCtggtaaataatttttttaataaaatttgcttttacttatatttttcgatGTTATATTAcctataaaattcattaaaatatattttataaaaattttattaacatatatttttattatactttaaaaaaattt
This genomic window from Plasmodium yoelii strain 17X genome assembly, chromosome: 7 contains:
- a CDS encoding PIR protein, with translation MNKKVSQHFKSVWGYFPDELTNDGNYNFLFNGQHFKQYCTNNSCDSNLEQINSACLYLFNAFFGDFNSYTDNAKKKIDIVYYIIIWLSYMLSLKKENEINKLNDFYTKHIEKNEHYNKKIQSVRDYECYKELINKKKDLLNMDNYIISNFYKAFKLLCEMYSEYGENTLNCKKCSNKAIQFVEKYKELNGDSNNNDSSPYKKILSTLSNDYDNLKNECKDAKDSNFPALKEISTPQDTIESIGQTTEQIGQTEQKSDVTSSSSSIVSKLIPVVSIFVAISFFLGISYKYSLFGFRKRSQKHLREKLKK
- a CDS encoding PIR protein, with amino-acid sequence MDKEVCRILISISNSFPNSLDKSGNYHFTMNEDILNGYCTNKKCSNNFEKINAGCLYLLDAFFENPSVFNSVAKSNVNIVEYIMIWLSKMLSRIENTENESLGFFYNTYIKGDNNYKKSISNVMGCNNYKELIDKTNMMNMKIKDISKLYDAFNTLCMMHYEFNEKSPNCDKYLKDANKFVEKYKKLKADSSITEKSSYNQLLSTLLTDYNNFENKCISNGVNCTNFPSLQTIEKKHHVQSFEQISEDTSSSSSVTNKLFTVLSIFGVIAFILGISYKYSLFGFRKRFQKQKLREKLKNIKKRMNQ